A single region of the Bdellovibrionota bacterium genome encodes:
- a CDS encoding OB-fold domain-containing protein produces the protein MATDRVKLLTSPSKVTDEKGAWILHFPRFGEEGTHYHTYGLLTPYFQALTEGKLLGTKCTNAGCPIAKGKGQLWIPPRADCPDCHQPMVWEEAKDLTGYIYTYTYVERGGTGLEIECPYYQIDVKLNGVWTIVKSYLVNRKPIKIGDKVRARFRTGKEATHTCLDLYFELHS, from the coding sequence ATGGCCACCGACCGCGTGAAACTATTGACCTCTCCATCCAAAGTTACGGATGAAAAAGGCGCTTGGATTCTTCATTTCCCCCGTTTCGGCGAGGAAGGAACGCACTACCATACCTATGGCCTTCTCACCCCGTACTTCCAGGCGCTTACGGAAGGGAAGCTTCTCGGGACGAAATGTACGAACGCGGGATGTCCGATCGCGAAAGGGAAGGGACAACTTTGGATCCCTCCGCGCGCCGACTGTCCCGATTGCCATCAGCCGATGGTTTGGGAAGAGGCGAAGGATCTCACCGGCTATATTTACACCTACACGTATGTCGAACGGGGCGGTACCGGCCTCGAGATCGAGTGCCCGTATTACCAAATCGACGTCAAACTGAACGGCGTCTGGACGATCGTGAAGAGCTATCTCGTGAATCGAAAGCCGATCAAGATCGGCGACAAAGTGCGCGCCCGGTTCCGGACGGGAAAAGAGGCCACGCACACCTGTCTGGACCTTTATTTTGAATTGCACTCTTAG